A stretch of Gossypium hirsutum isolate 1008001.06 chromosome A06, Gossypium_hirsutum_v2.1, whole genome shotgun sequence DNA encodes these proteins:
- the LOC107955351 gene encoding dnaJ homolog subfamily C member 2 → MAVRTSIQLLSYSQELVDRQPLYVSSNCLPVKALKYEPAGHAFHNAALKLFGCEEDDTTEVDDQKVGNDKEQAYMPSSDSYSNKGKKKSGADGKQQDHYALLGLSHLRYLATEDQIRKSYREAALRHHPDKLANLLLAEETEAAKQAKKDEIENHFKSIQEAYEILIDPIKRRIYDSTDEFDDEIPTECAPQDFFKVFAPAFMRNGRWSVTQPIPSLGDDSTSLKDVDNFYNFWYSFKSWREFPHADEYDLEQAESRDHKRWMERQNAKLSEKARKEEYVRIRALVDNAYRRDPRILRRKEEEKAEKQRKKEAKVRAKQLQEEEAARAAEEERRRKEEEEKRAAEAALQHKKNKEKEKKLLRKERTRLRALSAPVLSQHLLDLSEEDVESLCMTLGFEQLRSLCDKMDNKEALERAKLIQDARGYNSNTEEKIVDDANGSHLNGSVDSNGSILSSSSSEKKEKPWTKEEIELLRKGTQKYPKGTSRRWEVISEYIGTGRSVEEILKATKTVLLQKPDATKAFDSFLEKRKPAATIASPLSTREEVEGVSMPSRTENTTVKTSSPEDSGKAASNPVDVVSGNGVSSSSEQDVWSAVQERALIQALKTFPKETSQRWERVATAVPGKTLNQCKKKFALLKENFRSKKSTA, encoded by the coding sequence ATGGCGGTCCGCACAAGCATTCAGCTTTTATCGTATTCTCAGGAGCTTGTGGACAGACAGCCACTCTATGTTTCTTCAAATTGCCTTCCTGTTAAGGCTTTAAAATATGAACCGGCTGGCCATGCCTTTCATAATGCTGCTCTTAAACTCTTTGGCTGTGAGGAAGATGATACTACTGAAGTTGATGATCAGAAAGTCGGTAATGATAAGGAGCAAGCGTATATGCCATCATCTGATTCGTATAGCAACAAAGGGAAAAAGAAATCTGGTGCTGATGGCAAGCAGCAAGATCACTATGCATTGCTCGGGTTGAGCCATTTAAGATATCTTGCCACTGAGGATCAGATAAGGAAAAGCTACCGTGAAGCTGCCTTGAGACATCATCCTGACAAACTCGCGAATCTTCTTCTTGCAGAGGAGACTGAGGCTGCAAAACAAGCtaagaaggatgaaattgagaatcACTTCAAGTCCATCCAAGAAGCATATGAGATTTTGATCGATCCTATAAAGAGAAGAATCTACGACTCCACTGATGagtttgatgatgaaattcctACCGAATGTGCCCCACAAGACTTCTTCAAGGTGTTTGCTCCAGCTTTCATGAGGAATGGGCGATGGTCGGTGACCCAGCCTATCCCATCTTTAGGAGATGACAGTACTTCACTAAaagatgtggacaatttctataatttttggtataGTTTCAAAAGCTGGAGGGAATTCCCACATGCGGATGAGTATGACCTCGAACAAGCCGAGTCTCGCGACCATAAAAGGTGGATGGAGAGGCAGAATGCAAAACTATCCGAGAAGGCCAGGAAGGAGGAATATGTTCGGATTCGTGCACTTGTTGATAATGCATATAGAAGAGACCCAAGAATACTTAGGAGGAAGGAAGAGGAGAAAGCTGAGAAACAGAGGAAAAAAGAAGCTAAGGTTCGTGCAAAGCAGTTGCAGGAGGAAGAAGCTGCTAGGGCTGCTGAAGAGGAGAGACGCCGgaaagaggaggaggagaaaagagCTGCCGAAGCTGCTTTACAGCATAAGAAAAATAAGGAGAAAGAGAagaagctcctccggaaagagCGAACTCGACTTCGAGCACTTTCTGCACCTGTTTTATCACAACATTTACTTGATCTTTCCGAGGAGGATGTAGAAAGTTTATGTATGACCCTTGGCTTTGAGCAGCTTAGAAGTTTATGTGATAAGATGGATAACAAAGAAGCATTAGAGCGGGCTAAACTAATCCAAGATGCCCGTGGATACAATAGCAACACAGAAGAGAAAATAGTAGATGATGCGAACGGCTCACATCTGAATGGTTCTGTGGATTCAAATGGAAGTATCCTTTCGAGCAGCAGCTCTGAGAAGAAGGAGAAACCTTGGACCAAGGAAGAGATTGAGCTTTTGAGAAAAGGAACCCAGAAATATCCAAAAGGGACATCTCGTAGGTGGGAGGTTATTTCAGAGTACATTGGTACGGGTCGGTCTGTGGAAGAGATTCTGAAAGCTACCAAAACAGTACTTCTCCAGAAGCCTGATGCTACCAAAGCATTTGACTCTTTTCTTGAGAAGAGGAAACCAGCGGCTACTATTGCATCTCCACTTTCCACTAGGGAGGAAGTAGAAGGGGTTTCTATGCCTTCAAGGACTGAAAACACAACTGTGAAGACAAGCAGCCCTGAAGACTCTGGTAAAGCTGCAAGTAATCCTGTCGATGTGGTTTCTGGCAATGGTGTTTCATCGAGTTCAGAACAAGATGTATGGTCTGCTGTACAAGAAAGAGCACTGATTCAGGCTCTGAAGACATTCCCAAAGGAAACCAGTCAGCGTTGGGAACGAGTAGCCACTGCTGTTCCCGGGAAGACTTTAAACCAATGCAAGAAAAAATTTGCATTACTGAAGGAAAACTTTAGAAGCAAGAAAAGCACAGCTTAG